The Chryseobacterium shigense genomic sequence TCTCATATTCAGGCTCACCTGATGTTTCCTCCGCCGAAATGAAAACAGACCGGATAAGTCGTTCTATTTCTGTATAAACCGAAATGGAGTTTCCTAACTTAAGATCCAATCTGTTCAGATGATCTTTTACAGAAATTAGGGTTTGGGCTTTATTTTCAGCTCCTCTTCTATTTAAAACGGAGATGATGGTGTCTAAAAAATCGTTCCCGGAAACAGTGGGTTCCAGCTCACTGACCAAAACCTGATTATCAATAAGCTCATTGATAAATTCTTCGGCCTCTTCTTTGTTTATTTCATCATTAACAAGAATTCCGGCAATCTGTGTAATAGTTTTTCCATGTGCTGAAAAATCTAAAATATGCTGTATTTCATCAGAAAGCGGGGCAGATGAAATAATATAGTCTCTCTTTCCTGACGTATACTGATATTCTATATAACGGATTTTATTTCCTATTGTATAAATACTGTTATTAGGATAAAATAAAAGTCGATTTCTGATTTCCGGTACTGTTACAAAGTAGTGGGCCAAACCAACCAGAAAGTGCATATCAAGTTTAGTATCACGAACTTTATTATCTGTTATTGGATGTTTCCCATCTATATAGGATAGGCCTGCATTATTGGCAAACTCTCCTGATCCCACTTCTGAAAATAGCCCGAAAGGAGTACATCGTGTACTCATTCTGTTATAGTATTTCAGTATGGTATTCTTTAACTTTTGGTGCTGGTTAGCTGAAAGTTCATTTTCTGAACCCAGCCACCGCATAAGTTCTTCATACAGATAAGGAGATGCAAGGTAAATTGCTTCCTGAAAAACAGAATTATGGCAAATTTCCCCGAGTTCCTGATCTGAAAGATAGATATCTCCTAATTTTTCGCGAAAGCTCTTAAGTGAGAAAAGCGGGGTACGAACAATAAATTCTTCGAGAAACTGGTAAGGGAAACGAGACATTTTATTTTTGGATGTTTTCTTTTGGCTGATAATCAGGATTTCCTAATTGCCACAAAGCGAAAGCAAAAATATCAGATAAATTAGAGTACGCATGTTCTACGGATACATTACCTCCGTGCCCTCCTTCATAATCTACTTTTAACAGTACGGGATTGGCAGAAGCATCGCTGGCCATAAGTTTTGCAGCAAATTTTACAGGCTCCCATATAGCAACTCTCTCATCATTTATTCCTCCTGTGATAAGAGTTGATGGATATTTTACTCCTTTTTTAATGTGATGATAGGCATCCATTTCCAATAAGGCTTTGAATTCTTTAGGGTCTTTTACCGTTCCAAATTCTTTGGCATTATTATTGGCAGAAATTTCGTCCCTGATAGCATTAGCCATTCCTACTTCAAGAATTACTGCTTTGAACAGATCGGGCCTTTCTGTCATTGCTCTTCCTACGGTAATTCCTCCGGCACTAACTCCCCAGATAGCTACTTTATCTTTGGAAGTATATTTTTCTTTTATCAGATATTCTGTACAATCAATTAAATCTCTCCATGTATTAGGTTTAGTTTCTTTAAACCCTCCTAAGCGCCATTTCTCTCCTTTTTCACCCCCTCCTCTCACATGGGCAATAGCTGTAATTCCTCCCTGAAGCGCCCATAGCATATACCCTTTGGCAAAATATGGACTATTAGACGTTCCATAAGAACCATAGCTATCAATCAAAACCGGATTTTTTCCATCCTTTTTAAGATTTTTACTGTAGATCAGGGATAACGGAACTTCTTCTCCATCTCTTGCTTTTACTGTAATTTCCTCAACAATAACGTCTTTGAATTCGGGATACTCTATTATCGGCACCAGACTTTCCAAAGAAAATGTGCCTGATTTCTGGTTATATCTGAAGCGCTGTTCATCATTGGCCCAACCGGAACAGGTCACCCAAATGTCTGAATAATCTTTCCCTTTGGATTGAAGATCAATACTTCCCGATATATAAGGAAGATGGATCGGAATATCTTTTCCGTCTTTATATAAATACAGTTTGGCTTCTATTCCGTTTTTTGTTGTGGTATAATAAATCCCATCTTTGGTTACATTATAGGCTTTAATGACCTCATCCTTTTTCTCCGGAATCAGAATTTCCGGATTTTTAAAATCCGGATTCTCAATATTAGTTTTGCACAGCTTATAATTGGGTGTATTATTGTACCTGGATAAGAAAAAACCCTCATTATTAACTACTTGCAGGGACCTGACTTTATCATCTCTATTATATAAAGGTTTCCAGTTTTTCCGGCCTTGCAGTAAGTCTTGTTTTTTGATAATAAAGGTCTGCCTGTAATCTTCATAGTCAACCAGCATTCCGACATAATATTTGTCATGTACATCAAAATCTAAAATAATTGGGAATTTTTCTTCCGTTATTTTTAAATCCGGATTATTAGCTGATGAAAATACATCGATCAGTTTTTTAGGATCAGTACCTAATTTA encodes the following:
- a CDS encoding prolyl oligopeptidase family serine peptidase — encoded protein: MRILIFIITSCFVVFIRAQKSNPAPSVPANDDYHGVKILDEYRNLENLQDLGTINWMKSQTNYANSILDKIPNRNYYQEKRLEFDKRQGYSISDLKIARNNKYFYLKRNGDEKIAKLYYREGFQGKEEMLYDPADFISADKTPDNKNEFIINYISPDWEGNRIAISLSKNGKEISEIIIMDVKGKHIHPEIITNTEPANVGGVKWLDDNSGFFYSYFLINDSQSQEFYKNTKTILYKLGTDPKKLIDVFSSANNPDLKITEEKFPIILDFDVHDKYYVGMLVDYEDYRQTFIIKKQDLLQGRKNWKPLYNRDDKVRSLQVVNNEGFFLSRYNNTPNYKLCKTNIENPDFKNPEILIPEKKDEVIKAYNVTKDGIYYTTTKNGIEAKLYLYKDGKDIPIHLPYISGSIDLQSKGKDYSDIWVTCSGWANDEQRFRYNQKSGTFSLESLVPIIEYPEFKDVIVEEITVKARDGEEVPLSLIYSKNLKKDGKNPVLIDSYGSYGTSNSPYFAKGYMLWALQGGITAIAHVRGGGEKGEKWRLGGFKETKPNTWRDLIDCTEYLIKEKYTSKDKVAIWGVSAGGITVGRAMTERPDLFKAVILEVGMANAIRDEISANNNAKEFGTVKDPKEFKALLEMDAYHHIKKGVKYPSTLITGGINDERVAIWEPVKFAAKLMASDASANPVLLKVDYEGGHGGNVSVEHAYSNLSDIFAFALWQLGNPDYQPKENIQK